One genomic segment of Hippoglossus hippoglossus isolate fHipHip1 chromosome 22, fHipHip1.pri, whole genome shotgun sequence includes these proteins:
- the LOC117755691 gene encoding growth arrest and DNA damage-inducible protein GADD45 beta-like, translating into MIPGESFDSTENRMQSAGLALEELLVTAQKQDCLTIGIYESAKLFTADPDSVVLCVLAADDEDDVALQIHFTLLQSFCCDSGITILRVSGFQRLQQLIGSMDANRNQEDLHCMLVTNPQADHCRLQEVGTYCLESRRHNQWVPELVLQER; encoded by the exons ATGATTCCAGGCGAGAGCTTTGACTCCACCGAGAACAG GATGCAGTCTGCGGGTctggctctggaggagctgctggtaACGGCTCAGAAACAAGACTGCCTCACCATCGGCATCTACGAATCTGCAAAACTTTTTACTGC ggatCCAGACAGTGTGGTGCTGTGCGTCCTGGCAGCCGACGATGAAGACGACGTGGCGCTGCAGATCCACTTCACCCTGCTGCAGTCGTTTTGCTGCGACAGCGGCATAACCATCCTGCGAGTCTCCGGCTTTCagcggctccagcagctgatcgGATCGATGGATGCCAACAGAAACCAGGAAGACCTTCACTGCATGCTGGTGACG AACCCCCAGGCTGACCACTGCAGGCTACAAGAGGTGGGGACCTACTGCCTGGAGAGCCGACGCCACAACCAGTGGGTTCCCGAACTGGTCCTGCAAGAACGTTGA